A single region of the Oncorhynchus keta strain PuntledgeMale-10-30-2019 chromosome 4, Oket_V2, whole genome shotgun sequence genome encodes:
- the slc35b3 gene encoding adenosine 3'-phospho 5'-phosphosulfate transporter 2 isoform X1: MSAKFGLMNYNNARKHLSISIPSSSEVMMSPHIKSVEELRVLGINLSSFNTATQFCICTAGVFLFYLIYGYLQELIFSVEGFKPFGWYLTLVQFGFYSLFGLVELQLTQDKRRRIPGKTYMIIAFLTVGTMGLSNTSLGYLNYPTQVIFKCCKLIPVMIGGVFIQGKRYNLADVSAALCMSLGLIWFTLADSKVAPNFNATGVLLISLALCADAAIGNVQEKAMKLHNGSNSEMVLYSYSIGFGYILTGLLGAGGLGPAVAFCSQHPVTTYGYAFFFSLTGYFGISFVLALIKLFGALVAVTVTTGRKAMTIVLSFMFFSKPFTFQYLWGGLLVLLGIFLNVYSKNKDKIKLPSLADLRNMFLTGKKVRLLSQNV; this comes from the exons ATGAGTGCCAAATTCGGCCTGATGAACTACAACAACGCCCGGAAGCACCTGTCTATCTCCATCCCGTCTTCCAGCGAGGTCATGATGTCTCCGCACATTAAGTCTGTAGAGGAGCTGAGAGTGCTAGGCATCAACCTGAGCAGCTTCAACACAGCTACCCAGTTCTGCATCTGCACGGCGGGTGTCTTCCTCTTTTACCTCATCTATGGCTACCTACAA GAGCTCATATTTTCCGTGGAGGGTTTCAAGCCCTTCGGATGGTACCTCACCCTGGTACAGTTTGGGTTCTACTCCCTGTTTGGACTGGTGGAATTGCAGCTCACACAGGACAAACGGAGAAG AATACCAGGGAAGACGTACATGATCATAGCATTTCTAACGGTGGGGACCATGGGCCTATCAAACACCTCACTGGGTTACTTGAATTATCCTACACAGGTCATCTTCAAGTGCTGCAAACTCATTCCTGTCATGATAGGAGGCGTATTCATTCAAG GGAAACGCTACAATCTGGCCGATGTATCTGCTGCTCTCTGTATGAGCCTGGGACTCATCTGGTTCACCCTAGCTGACAGTAAAGTCGCCCCCAACTTCAATGCAACCG gggtcctcctcatctctctggcTCTGTGCGCTGATGCTGCCATTGGGAACGTGCAGGAGAAAGCCATGAAGCTCCATAACGGCTCTAACTCTGAAATG GTTTTGTATTCCTATTCCATCGGTTTTGGGTACATATTGACAGGCCTGTTGGGTGCAGGTGGATTGGGACCAGCAGTGGCCTTTTGCTCTCAG CATCCTGTGACAACATACGGTTATgcattcttcttctctctcacgGGGTACTTTGGCATTTCATTTGTGCTGGCCTTGATCAAACTCTTTGGAGCCCTGGTAGCAGTCACAG TAACGACCGGACGTAAGGCGATGACGATTGTACTATCCTTTATGTTTTTCTCCAAGCCTTTTACTTTTCA GTACCTATGGGGTGGACTTTTAGTGCTGCTCGGCATCTTCCTGAATGTTTACAGCAAAAACAAAGACAAAATTAAGCTGCCATCTTTGGCGGACCTCAGGAATATGTTTCTGACAGGGAAGAAGGTCAGGCTGCTGTCACAGAACGTGTAG
- the slc35b3 gene encoding adenosine 3'-phospho 5'-phosphosulfate transporter 2 isoform X2 has translation MDLCKTATELIFSVEGFKPFGWYLTLVQFGFYSLFGLVELQLTQDKRRRIPGKTYMIIAFLTVGTMGLSNTSLGYLNYPTQVIFKCCKLIPVMIGGVFIQGKRYNLADVSAALCMSLGLIWFTLADSKVAPNFNATGVLLISLALCADAAIGNVQEKAMKLHNGSNSEMVLYSYSIGFGYILTGLLGAGGLGPAVAFCSQHPVTTYGYAFFFSLTGYFGISFVLALIKLFGALVAVTVTTGRKAMTIVLSFMFFSKPFTFQYLWGGLLVLLGIFLNVYSKNKDKIKLPSLADLRNMFLTGKKVRLLSQNV, from the exons ATGGATCTGTGCAAAACTGCTACA GAGCTCATATTTTCCGTGGAGGGTTTCAAGCCCTTCGGATGGTACCTCACCCTGGTACAGTTTGGGTTCTACTCCCTGTTTGGACTGGTGGAATTGCAGCTCACACAGGACAAACGGAGAAG AATACCAGGGAAGACGTACATGATCATAGCATTTCTAACGGTGGGGACCATGGGCCTATCAAACACCTCACTGGGTTACTTGAATTATCCTACACAGGTCATCTTCAAGTGCTGCAAACTCATTCCTGTCATGATAGGAGGCGTATTCATTCAAG GGAAACGCTACAATCTGGCCGATGTATCTGCTGCTCTCTGTATGAGCCTGGGACTCATCTGGTTCACCCTAGCTGACAGTAAAGTCGCCCCCAACTTCAATGCAACCG gggtcctcctcatctctctggcTCTGTGCGCTGATGCTGCCATTGGGAACGTGCAGGAGAAAGCCATGAAGCTCCATAACGGCTCTAACTCTGAAATG GTTTTGTATTCCTATTCCATCGGTTTTGGGTACATATTGACAGGCCTGTTGGGTGCAGGTGGATTGGGACCAGCAGTGGCCTTTTGCTCTCAG CATCCTGTGACAACATACGGTTATgcattcttcttctctctcacgGGGTACTTTGGCATTTCATTTGTGCTGGCCTTGATCAAACTCTTTGGAGCCCTGGTAGCAGTCACAG TAACGACCGGACGTAAGGCGATGACGATTGTACTATCCTTTATGTTTTTCTCCAAGCCTTTTACTTTTCA GTACCTATGGGGTGGACTTTTAGTGCTGCTCGGCATCTTCCTGAATGTTTACAGCAAAAACAAAGACAAAATTAAGCTGCCATCTTTGGCGGACCTCAGGAATATGTTTCTGACAGGGAAGAAGGTCAGGCTGCTGTCACAGAACGTGTAG
- the LOC127916171 gene encoding RNA-binding protein 25-like: EREREREERERSERREREREKREEREERERERESDERERERERERERREKREKRERERERERERERRERSERERERREREREREREERAEREREEREREERAEREEQKREREREREREREREERERERERERERESREREREREQREREREREREQRERRERERERERERREREQREARERERERERERAEREREREEREREEREREREKREREQRERESEREREKR; this comes from the coding sequence gagagagagagagagcgagaagagagagagagaagcgagagaagagagagagagagagagaagagagaagagagagaagagagagagagagagagagagagcgatgagagagagagagagagagagagagagagagagagaagagagaagagagagaagagagagagagagagagagagagagagagagagagagagaagagagagaagcgagagagagagagagagaagagagagagagagagagagagagagagaagagagagcagagagagagagagaagagagagagagagaagagagagcagagagagaagagcagaagagagagagagagagagagagagagagagagagagagagagaagagagagagagagagagagagagagagagagagagagagagcagagagagagagagagagagagagcagagagagagagagagagagagagagagagagcagagagagagaagagagagagagagagagagagagagagagagaagagagagagagcagagagaagcgagagagagagagagagagagagagagagagagagcagagagagagagagagagagaagagagagagagagaagagagagagagagagagagagaagagagagagagagcagagagagagagagagcgagagagagagagagaagaga